The proteins below come from a single Pseudochaenichthys georgianus chromosome 14, fPseGeo1.2, whole genome shotgun sequence genomic window:
- the vtnb gene encoding vitronectin b gives MKPAVALLGLVLLLDATFSAEESCVGRCGIFNLLTKCQCDSMCVYYGSCCGDFDNICPKKVARGDTFEETDGVTETVTTTMIESTPKDLPPTFNTIAETTTAYPQPPTTQGPQTTQGPTPPVDPDPAVCSGEPFDAFLQLKNGSIYAFRGEYFFELDNTSVLPGYPKLIEDVWGMSGPIDAAFTRINCQGKSYIFKGNKYWRFDGDVLDDDYPRDISVGFDAIPDDVHAAFAIPAPSHRGKEKTYFFKGDKYYQYEFKHQPSHEECVQMSRSSPSVLFSRYTDLFCDQTLEDLFLELFGSSFSSPHTGPRYTSRDWQGIRAPVDAAMVGRVYISPVPTPPPARRRSSRRRRPSKKRAQRRRLSRQALFDDFWGFDDLYDYSDVSDIFEESTTQEDKSTPVQNVYFFKRDKYYRVDLQTKRVDSASPPYPRSIAKYWLGCKSEETPDASRAEKR, from the exons ATGAAGCCAGCAGTGGCTCTACTGGGTCTCGTCCTCCTGCTGGACGCCACCTTTTCTGCAGAAG AGTCCTGTGTTGGTCGCTGTGGCATCTTCAACCTGCTGACAAAATGTCAGTGTGACTCCATGTGTGTGTACTATGGAAGCTGCTGTGGAGACTTTGACAATATCTGCCCTAAAAAAG TTGCTCGTGGCGATACTTTCGAAGAAACAGATGGAGTAACAGAAACAGTGACGACGACTATGATCGAGAGCACACCAAAAGATCTACCACCAACTTTCAACACAATCGCAGAAACCACCACTGCCTATCCCCAGCCCCCTACCACACAAGGACCCCAGACCACACAAGGGCCCACTCCACCTGTAGACCCTGACCCAGCTGTCTGCAGCGGTGAACCTTTTGATGCTTTCCTGCAGCTGAAGAATGGGTCGATATATGCATTTAGAG GTGAATATTTCTTCGAGTTGGATAATACGTCCGTTCTTCCTGGGTACCCAAAACTCATTGAGGATGTGTGGGGGATGTCAGGACCCATAGACGCTGCATTCACACGCATCAACTGCCAGGGAAAATCCTACATCTTCAAg GGGAACAAGTACTGGAGGTTTGACGGTGATGTCTTGGATGACGACTATCCTCGGGACATTTCAGTCGGCTTTGATGCCATACCAGATGACGTTCATGCTGCGTTTGCCATACCAGCACCGAGTCACCGTGGCAAAGAGAAAACCTACTTTTTCAAAG GGGACAAGTATTACCAGTATGAGTTCAAGCACCAGCCTTCCCATGAGGAGTGCGTCCAGATGAGCAGGTCCTCTCCGTCTGTGCTGTTCTCACGATACACCGACCTCTTCTGCGATCAGACATTGGAGGATTTATTCTTAGAGCTCTTTGGAAGCTCCT TCAGCAGTCCTCACACAGGCCCTCGTTACACCAGCAGGGACTGGCAGGGCATCAGGGCCCCTGTAGATGCTGCCATGGTGGGACGAGTGTACATCAGTCCCGTGCCTACACCTCCACCAGCAAGGAGGcgcagcagcaggaggaggaggcccAGCAAGAAGCGTGCGCAGCGAAGAAGGCTGAGTCGCCAAGCGTTGTTCGATGATTTCTGGGGATTCGATGATTTGTATGACTACAGCGATGTCAGCGATATTTTTGAGGAGAGCACCACACAGGAGGACAAAAGCACCCCTGTTCAAAATGTTTATTTCTTCAAGAGAG ATAAATACTACAGAGTGGACCTGCAGACAAAACGTGTGGACTCTGCCAGCCCTCCTTACCCACGATCCATTGCGAAATACTGGCTGGGCTGCAAGAGTGAAGAGACACCTGATGCATCGAGAGCAGAGAAGAGATAG
- the LOC117458800 gene encoding solute carrier family 13 member 2-like isoform X1, with protein sequence MGSSRRTINSCLRWMWYHRNYIIIVVLPLALLPLPLVIPTQEAKCGYAIILMALYWCTECMPLAVTALLPVVLFPMMGIMKAADVSIEYLKDSNMLFIGGLLVAIAVEQWSLHTRIALRVLLLVGVRPALLMMGFMIVSSFLSMWISNSATTAMMLPIASAVLQQLKATEAQADEREFQAAAQDNQAFELEISQSKQEMSEEKHPDTKAQLDNGQCENGLSAESLQDSKRRVMDEKYALLTKGMSLSVCYAASIGGTATLTGTTPNIILKGQIDKLFPGNGDVINFASWFGFAFPNALIMLVLAYFWLLFMFLGFNLKKSFGCGVNNDRDKEAYKVMRQEYKKLGSVRFAEWAVLIIFVLLVVLWFSREPGFIDGWATVLFNKGGPFVSDGTVAIFMSMLFFIIPSQRPRCGGYGTDENGQTVNSPPTLLSWQVVHERMPWNIILLLGGGFALAAGSEESGLSKWLGDCLAPLEQIPSFAISLVLSLLVATFTECSSNTATTTLFLPILASMAVSIKIHPLYVMLPCTIAASLAFMLPVATPPNAIAFAFGKLKVIDMVKAGFMLNIIGILTVNLGVNTWGYAMFDMGNIPHWVNITNSKP encoded by the exons ATGGGATCTTCCAGGAGAACTATAAATAGTTGTTTAAGGTGGATGTGGTACCACAGAAACTACATCATCATTGTGGTCCTTCCGCTGGCACTGCTTCCTCTGCCACTCGTCATCCCTACACAG gaaGCCAAATGTGGTTATGCGATCATCCTCATGGCTCTGTACTGGTGCACAGAGTGCATGCCTCTGGCTGTGACCGCACTGCTGCCGGTCGTCCTCTTCCCTATGATGGGCATCATGAAGGCTGCAGAT GTCAGTATTGAGTATCTGAAAGACTCTAACATGCTGTTCATTGGGGGCCTGTTGGTGGCCATCGCTGTGGAGCAATGGAGCCTTCATACCCGCATCGCTCTCCGAGTGCTGCTGCTGGTTGGCGTCCGTCCTGCCCT GTTGATGATGGGCTTCATGATCGTCTCGTCCTTCCTGTCAATGTGGATCAGTAACTCGGCCACCACAGCCATGATGCTGCCCATCGCCTCGGCCGTGCTGCAGCAGCTGAAGGCCACCGAGGCCCAGGCGGACGAGCGGGAGTTCCAGGCCGCAGCTCAGGACAACCAGGCGTTTGAGCTTGAGATTAGTCAAAGTAAACAGGAGATGAGTGAAGAGAAACACCCTGACACCAAGGCTCAGCTGGACAATGGACAGT GTGAAAATGGCTTGAGTGCAGAGTCACTGCAGGACTCCAAGAGAAGAGTGATGGATGAGAAGTACGCTCTCCTGACCAAAGGGATGAGTCTGAGCGTGTGTTACGCTGCCAGCATCGGAGGAACGGCTACACTCACCGGCACGACCCCTAACATCATCCTTAAGGGTCAAATCGACAA GCTCTTCCCTGGGAACGGGGATGTGATCAACTTTGCCAGCTGGTTTGGCTTTGCTTTCCCCAACGCGCTGATCATGCTGGTGCTGGCATACTTCTGGCTTCTGTTTATGTTCCTGGGGTTCAA CCTGAAGAAGTCATTtggctgcggtgtgaacaacGACAGAGACAAGGAGGCGTACAAGGTGATGAGGCAGGAGTACAAGAAGCTGGGCAGCGTGAGGTTTGCTGAGTGGGCCGTGCTCATCATCTTCGTCCTGCTGGTGGTCCTGTGGTTCAGCCGGGAGCCGGGCTTCATCGACGGCTGGGCAACAGTGCTCTTCAATAAAGGGGGACC GTTTGTGTCAGACGGAACCGTCGCCATCTTTATGTCGATGCTCTTCTTCATCATCCCCTCCCAGAGGCCTCGGTGTGGAGGCTACGGTACCGACGAAAATG GTCAGACGGTGAATAGCCCCCCAACTCTGCTGAGCTGGCAGGTTGTCCACGAGCGAATGCCGTGGAACATCATCCTGCTGCTGGGAGGAGGCTTCGCTCTGGCTGCTGGCAGCGAG GAGTCGGGTCTGTCCAAGTGGCTGGGAGACTGCTTGGCCCCTCTGGAGCAAATACCATCTTTCGCCATCTCGCTGGTGCTCAGCCTGCTGGTGGCCACGTTCACAGAGTGCTCCAGCAACACAGCCACCACCACCCTGTTCCTGCCCATCCTGGCCTCCATG GCCGTATCTATTAAAATTCACCCGCTGTACGTGATGCTGCCCTGCACCATCGCTGCCTCCCTGGCCTTCATGCTGCCGGTCGCCACCCCCCCCAACGCCATCGCCTTTGCTTTTGGAAAACTCAAAGTCATAGACATG GTGAAAGCCGGCTTCATGCTGAACATCATCGGGATTTTAACTGTTAATTTAGGCGTCAACACCTGGGGATATGCCATGTTTGACATGGGAAACATTCCTCATTGGGTCAACATTACAAATAGTAAACCTTGA
- the LOC117458800 gene encoding solute carrier family 13 member 2-like isoform X2: protein MGSSRRTINSCLRWMWYHRNYIIIVVLPLALLPLPLVIPTQEAKCGYAIILMALYWCTECMPLAVTALLPVVLFPMMGIMKAADVSIEYLKDSNMLFIGGLLVAIAVEQWSLHTRIALRVLLLVGVRPALLMMGFMIVSSFLSMWISNSATTAMMLPIASAVLQQLKATEAQADEREFQAAAQDNQAFELEISQSKQEMSEEKHPDTKAQLDNGQCENGLSAESLQDSKRRVMDEKYALLTKGMSLSVCYAASIGGTATLTGTTPNIILKGQIDKLFPGNGDVINFASWFGFAFPNALIMLVLAYFWLLFMFLGFNLKKSFGCGVNNDRDKEAYKVMRQEYKKLGSVRFAEWAVLIIFVLLVVLWFSREPGFIDGWATVLFNKGGPFVSDGTVAIFMSMLFFIIPSQRPRCGGYGQTVNSPPTLLSWQVVHERMPWNIILLLGGGFALAAGSEESGLSKWLGDCLAPLEQIPSFAISLVLSLLVATFTECSSNTATTTLFLPILASMAVSIKIHPLYVMLPCTIAASLAFMLPVATPPNAIAFAFGKLKVIDMVKAGFMLNIIGILTVNLGVNTWGYAMFDMGNIPHWVNITNSKP from the exons ATGGGATCTTCCAGGAGAACTATAAATAGTTGTTTAAGGTGGATGTGGTACCACAGAAACTACATCATCATTGTGGTCCTTCCGCTGGCACTGCTTCCTCTGCCACTCGTCATCCCTACACAG gaaGCCAAATGTGGTTATGCGATCATCCTCATGGCTCTGTACTGGTGCACAGAGTGCATGCCTCTGGCTGTGACCGCACTGCTGCCGGTCGTCCTCTTCCCTATGATGGGCATCATGAAGGCTGCAGAT GTCAGTATTGAGTATCTGAAAGACTCTAACATGCTGTTCATTGGGGGCCTGTTGGTGGCCATCGCTGTGGAGCAATGGAGCCTTCATACCCGCATCGCTCTCCGAGTGCTGCTGCTGGTTGGCGTCCGTCCTGCCCT GTTGATGATGGGCTTCATGATCGTCTCGTCCTTCCTGTCAATGTGGATCAGTAACTCGGCCACCACAGCCATGATGCTGCCCATCGCCTCGGCCGTGCTGCAGCAGCTGAAGGCCACCGAGGCCCAGGCGGACGAGCGGGAGTTCCAGGCCGCAGCTCAGGACAACCAGGCGTTTGAGCTTGAGATTAGTCAAAGTAAACAGGAGATGAGTGAAGAGAAACACCCTGACACCAAGGCTCAGCTGGACAATGGACAGT GTGAAAATGGCTTGAGTGCAGAGTCACTGCAGGACTCCAAGAGAAGAGTGATGGATGAGAAGTACGCTCTCCTGACCAAAGGGATGAGTCTGAGCGTGTGTTACGCTGCCAGCATCGGAGGAACGGCTACACTCACCGGCACGACCCCTAACATCATCCTTAAGGGTCAAATCGACAA GCTCTTCCCTGGGAACGGGGATGTGATCAACTTTGCCAGCTGGTTTGGCTTTGCTTTCCCCAACGCGCTGATCATGCTGGTGCTGGCATACTTCTGGCTTCTGTTTATGTTCCTGGGGTTCAA CCTGAAGAAGTCATTtggctgcggtgtgaacaacGACAGAGACAAGGAGGCGTACAAGGTGATGAGGCAGGAGTACAAGAAGCTGGGCAGCGTGAGGTTTGCTGAGTGGGCCGTGCTCATCATCTTCGTCCTGCTGGTGGTCCTGTGGTTCAGCCGGGAGCCGGGCTTCATCGACGGCTGGGCAACAGTGCTCTTCAATAAAGGGGGACC GTTTGTGTCAGACGGAACCGTCGCCATCTTTATGTCGATGCTCTTCTTCATCATCCCCTCCCAGAGGCCTCGGTGTGGAGGCTACG GTCAGACGGTGAATAGCCCCCCAACTCTGCTGAGCTGGCAGGTTGTCCACGAGCGAATGCCGTGGAACATCATCCTGCTGCTGGGAGGAGGCTTCGCTCTGGCTGCTGGCAGCGAG GAGTCGGGTCTGTCCAAGTGGCTGGGAGACTGCTTGGCCCCTCTGGAGCAAATACCATCTTTCGCCATCTCGCTGGTGCTCAGCCTGCTGGTGGCCACGTTCACAGAGTGCTCCAGCAACACAGCCACCACCACCCTGTTCCTGCCCATCCTGGCCTCCATG GCCGTATCTATTAAAATTCACCCGCTGTACGTGATGCTGCCCTGCACCATCGCTGCCTCCCTGGCCTTCATGCTGCCGGTCGCCACCCCCCCCAACGCCATCGCCTTTGCTTTTGGAAAACTCAAAGTCATAGACATG GTGAAAGCCGGCTTCATGCTGAACATCATCGGGATTTTAACTGTTAATTTAGGCGTCAACACCTGGGGATATGCCATGTTTGACATGGGAAACATTCCTCATTGGGTCAACATTACAAATAGTAAACCTTGA